Proteins encoded by one window of Salvia splendens isolate huo1 chromosome 7, SspV2, whole genome shotgun sequence:
- the LOC121810314 gene encoding uncharacterized protein LOC121810314 encodes MSKRTSLVAHRAWELLRRLLCTRRGELCRNRAAITRSAFHKLFKKIAAYGDHEISFQRTPVVYVRMHRAPAAVRGDWEDEDDEVWCDRVPRDCLLKEAEEEMSDESDEGIVERAEEFITKFYEEMKQQRQISNI; translated from the coding sequence ATGTCGAAACGCACCTCACTCGTCGCTCACAGAGCGTGGGAGCTTCTACGCAGGCTGCTGTGCACCAGAAGAGGCGAATTGTGCAGAAACAGAGCCGCGATCACGCGCAGCGCGTTCcacaaattattcaaaaaaatcGCGGCCTACGGCGATCACGAGATCTCGTTCCAGAGGACGCCGGTGGTGTACGTGAGGATGCACCGCGCGCCGGCTGCCGTGCGTGGCGATTGGGAGGATGAGGACGATGAGGTGTGGTGCGATCGTGTGCCTCGCGATTGTTTGTTGAAGGAGGCGGAAGAGGAGATGAGTGATGAAAGTGATGAGGGGATTGTTGAGAGGGCGGAGGAGTTCATCACTAAGTTCTATGAGGAAATGAAGCAGCAGAGACAGATTTCAAATATATGA
- the LOC121741800 gene encoding CTP synthase-like: protein MKYVLVTGGVVSGLGKGVTASSIGVVLKACGLRVTSIKIDPYLNTDAGTMSPFEHGEVFVLDDGGEVDLDLGNYERFLDVRLTRDNNITTGKIYQSVLEQERRGDYLGKTVQVVPHITEAIKNWIESVSHIPVDGKEGPADVCVIELGGTVGDIESMPFIEALRQLLFSVGQNNFCLIHVSLIPVLGVVGEQKTKPTQHSVRELRALGLTPHFLACRSAEPLLENTRQKLSQFCHVPVSNILNIHDVPNIWHIPLLLRSQNAHDAILTHLELQSVANTPNLQEWTDRAETFDNLSNSVRIAMVGKYVGMADSYLSVVKALLHACIACSLKPAIDWIAASDLEDDNALSTPEAQATAWRTLKNAACILVPGGFGDRGVKGMLLAAKYARENKVPYLGICLGMQISVIEFARNVLGMERANSSEFDKDTPNPVVIFMPEGSKTHMGSTMRLGSRRTLFQTPDCLTAKLYHNSEHVDERHRHRYEVNPEMVNTLEKSGLKFVGKDETGKRMEILELKDHPFYVGAQFHPEFKSRPGRPSPLFLGFILAAIGQLGPYLQNPRNGSL, encoded by the exons ATGAAGTATGTTTTGGTCACCGGAGGCGTGGTGAGCGGCCTCGGAAAAGGCGTCACCGCCAGCAGCATCGGCGTCGTGCTGAAAGCGTGCGGCCTGCGTGTCACCTCCATTAAAATTG ATCCATATTTGAATACAGATGCTGGTACAATGTCCCCTTTTGAGCATGGGGAGGTTTTTGTTCTTGATGATGGAGGCGAG GTGGATCTTGATTTAGGTAACTATGAAAGGTTTCTGGATGTGAGACTTACTAGGGACAACAATATTACTACAGGAAAGATATATCAG TCTGTCCTTGAACAGGAGCGGAGAGGGGATTATCTTGGGAAGACAGTACAG GTGGTACCCCACATTACCGAAGCCATTAAGAATTGGATTGAATCAGTATCACATATCCCTGTGGATGGGAAAGAAGGTCCTGCAGATGTTTGTGTTATAGAATTGGGCGGCACTGTTG GTGATATTGAGTCAATGCCGTTCATTGAAGCTCTGAGACAGCTACTCTTCTCTGTGG GGCAAAATAATTTCTGTTTGATCCATGTCAGCCTTATCCCTGTTCTCGGAGTTGTTGGTGAACAG AAAACTAAACCCACACAACATAGTGTCCGCGAATTGAGGGCATTAGGCTTGACCCCACATTTTCTAGCTTGCCGCTCAGCAGAG CCTCTGTTGGAGAATACAAGGCAAAAATTGTCACAATTTTGCCATGTTCCT GTTAGCAATATACTCAATATCCATGACGTGCCAAATATTTGGCACATCCCTCTACTGCTTCGG AGTCAAAATGCACATGATGCCATTCTAACACATCTGGAGCTACAGAG TGTTGCCAATACTCCTAATTTACAAGAATGGACTGATAGAGCTGAAACCTTTGACAATCTCTCAAACTCT GTGAGAATTGCAATGGTCGGGAAATATGTTGGAATGGCAGATTCTTATCTGTCAGTGGTGAAG GCCCTTTTGCATGCTTGCATTGCCTGTTCATTGAAGCCAGCAATTGATTGGATTGCAGCTTCAGATCTTGAAGATGACAACGCGTTGTCT ACACCGGAAGCTCAAGCGACAGCTTGGAGAACTCTTAAG AATGCTGCATGTATCTTGGTTCCTGGTGGGTTTGGAGATCGGGGTGTCAAAGGTATGCTATTGGCTGCTAAATATGCCCGAGAGAACAAAGTTCCATATCTCGGGATATGTTTGGGTATGCAGATATCCGTGATTGAGTTTGCGAGAAAT GTTTTGGGCATGGAAAGAGCAAACAGCTCCGAGTTTGATAAGGATACCCCAAACCCTGTTGTGATATTCATGCCAGAG GGTTCAAAAACTCACATGGGAAGCACAATGAGACTTGGTAGTCGAAGAACACTATTTCAGACACCAGACTGCTTGACCGCAAAACT GTACCATAACTCAGAGCATGTTGATGAAAGACATAGGCACCGATATGAG GTGAACCCAGAAATGGTTAATACCTTAGAGAAATCTGGCCTAAAATTTGTTGGGAAAGATGAAACTGGAAAACGGATGGAG ATTTTGGAGCTCAAAGACCATCCCTTTTACGTCGGGGCTCAGTTCCATCCAGAATTCAAGTCACGCCCTGGGAGGCCCTCACCACTATTCTTAG GTTTCATTTTGGCGGCAATTGGGCAGTTAGGACCTTACCTTCAAAATCCTCGTAATGGAAGCTTGTAG